One window of Oscillibacter hominis genomic DNA carries:
- a CDS encoding DUF4364 family protein: protein MAGFGFIRDKLEIKFLILYIADRVIEPIPFDTVLELTLCDDGIDYFDFSDCLADLVRTGHLTLSEDGLYAITDKGRRNSEICASSLPYSVRIRTDKNVSICNQKLRRKSQVKASTSRRPNGTYTVTLSLSDDVGSVMELDLMVPREEMAQEVENRFRTNPEGLYSALLGTLLGDGKRT, encoded by the coding sequence GTGGCAGGGTTTGGTTTTATTCGGGACAAATTAGAGATCAAATTTTTGATCCTCTATATAGCGGACAGAGTGATTGAGCCAATCCCCTTCGACACGGTCCTGGAGCTGACGCTGTGCGATGACGGGATCGATTACTTTGATTTTTCAGACTGCCTGGCGGACTTGGTGCGCACCGGGCATCTGACCCTTTCCGAGGACGGCCTCTACGCCATCACGGACAAGGGCCGGCGCAACAGTGAAATCTGCGCCTCCAGCCTGCCCTATTCCGTCCGCATCCGCACCGATAAAAACGTATCCATCTGCAACCAAAAGCTCCGCCGCAAAAGCCAGGTGAAGGCATCCACAAGCCGCAGGCCCAACGGGACCTATACCGTGACGCTCTCCCTCAGCGACGACGTGGGCAGCGTGATGGAGCTGGACCTGATGGTGCCCAGGGAGGAGATGGCGCAGGAGGTGGAAAACCGCTTCCGGACCAATCCGGAGGGCCTCTACTCCGCTCTTCTGGGCACGCTGCTTGGGGACGGAAAGAGAACATAA
- a CDS encoding DUF3048 domain-containing protein: protein MSRRMLGLILAVFMMMTLVSCKEEGTSSSSQGIASAASLQSNPVQEPEPPQEPAARNPLTGMGIDPEKADDRPVAVMLNNLKASLPQLGVSKADIIYEVLAEGGITRMLAVFQDLDGVGDLGSIRSTRAYYLEIALGHDAILVHAGGSPEAYSCIPKWGVDNLDGVNGGSEQEMYWRDPERRKNAGYEHSLLTSGEKIQDYLAGGRYALKHEDGYRYEMAFAEDGTPAGGSAAEHVSVKFSKSKTGTFDYDADQGAYLVGQYNSAYVDGDTGEQVSVTNVLVLRTRISLISGDSAGRISVDLSSGGEGMYCCGGKSVPIRWSKPGRTDPFSYTLEDGTPLTLGRGATYVCIVGLDSAVTAE from the coding sequence ATGAGCAGACGAATGCTTGGCCTGATTTTGGCAGTTTTCATGATGATGACCCTTGTCTCCTGCAAAGAGGAGGGGACGTCCTCTTCCAGTCAAGGCATTGCCTCCGCGGCCTCACTTCAGTCAAATCCGGTTCAGGAGCCGGAGCCGCCTCAGGAGCCCGCTGCACGCAATCCGCTGACGGGAATGGGGATTGATCCGGAAAAGGCGGACGACCGTCCGGTGGCGGTAATGCTGAACAACCTCAAAGCGTCCCTCCCACAGTTGGGCGTTTCCAAGGCGGACATCATCTATGAGGTGCTCGCCGAGGGCGGCATCACCCGGATGCTCGCGGTCTTTCAGGACTTGGACGGCGTGGGCGACTTGGGGAGCATCCGCAGTACAAGAGCCTATTACCTGGAGATCGCCTTAGGCCACGATGCGATTTTGGTACATGCCGGCGGCAGCCCGGAGGCTTACTCCTGTATCCCCAAGTGGGGAGTGGACAATCTGGACGGGGTCAACGGCGGCAGCGAGCAGGAGATGTATTGGCGGGATCCGGAGCGGAGAAAGAACGCAGGGTATGAGCACAGCCTGCTGACCTCCGGAGAGAAGATTCAGGACTATCTTGCCGGAGGGCGCTATGCGTTGAAGCACGAGGACGGATACCGGTATGAGATGGCATTTGCAGAGGATGGCACCCCGGCGGGCGGCAGCGCGGCGGAACACGTCAGCGTAAAATTTTCAAAGTCCAAGACGGGGACATTCGACTATGACGCCGATCAAGGCGCCTATCTGGTGGGCCAGTACAACAGCGCCTATGTGGACGGTGATACGGGAGAGCAGGTGTCTGTGACCAACGTGCTGGTGCTGCGGACGCGGATCAGCCTGATCTCCGGAGACAGTGCGGGACGCATTTCCGTGGATTTGAGCTCAGGCGGCGAGGGGATGTATTGCTGCGGCGGCAAGTCCGTGCCCATCCGCTGGAGCAAGCCCGGCAGGACGGATCCCTTTTCCTACACCCTGGAGGACGGCACGCCGCTTACGTTGGGCCGGGGCGCCACATATGTCTGTATTGTTGGACTGGACAGCGCGGTAACCGCAGAGTGA
- a CDS encoding stage III sporulation protein AA, with the protein MTCFQQAAECLPMRLRTQVNHLPEEVKQQAEEFRLRVGRPLSILTPEGEQRPWTEQVSGEDLETVVNMATEFSRYSAVESLRNGYLSARGGCRIGLCGTAVLRDGVNTNLRDLTSVAIRIAREKIGIAEPLMSQLFEEGVFQSTLILAPPGGGKTTLLRDMVRCLSNGGEGRPSHRVSVVDERGEIAVCCQGEPQMDMGSCTDVLDGCPKAMGIPMVMRAMNPQIIAVDEITMEEDIRAMASAANCGVSLLATIHAAGTEELMQKPLYHQLLNARVFDRAVLIRCEGAERVYQVEELPC; encoded by the coding sequence ATGACATGTTTTCAGCAGGCGGCGGAGTGCCTGCCCATGCGCCTGCGGACCCAGGTGAACCACCTGCCGGAAGAGGTCAAGCAGCAGGCAGAGGAATTTCGCCTGCGGGTGGGCCGCCCTTTGTCCATATTGACGCCGGAGGGGGAACAGCGGCCCTGGACTGAGCAGGTAAGCGGAGAGGATTTGGAGACAGTGGTCAATATGGCCACGGAATTTTCCCGCTACTCCGCGGTGGAATCACTGCGCAACGGATATCTGAGCGCCAGGGGCGGCTGCCGGATTGGGCTTTGCGGCACAGCGGTTCTGCGGGACGGCGTCAACACCAACCTGCGGGATTTGACCTCCGTGGCCATCCGCATCGCCAGGGAGAAGATCGGGATTGCCGAGCCGCTCATGTCTCAGCTCTTTGAGGAGGGCGTATTCCAAAGCACCCTGATCCTGGCGCCGCCGGGAGGGGGGAAGACCACGCTGCTGCGGGACATGGTCCGGTGCCTGTCCAACGGAGGGGAGGGGCGGCCCTCCCACCGGGTCAGCGTGGTGGACGAGCGTGGGGAGATCGCGGTGTGCTGCCAGGGGGAGCCTCAGATGGACATGGGGAGCTGTACGGATGTGCTGGACGGCTGTCCCAAGGCCATGGGCATCCCCATGGTGATGCGTGCCATGAATCCGCAGATCATCGCCGTGGATGAGATCACCATGGAGGAGGATATCCGGGCCATGGCCTCCGCGGCCAACTGCGGCGTTTCCCTCCTGGCCACGATCCACGCCGCGGGAACAGAGGAACTCATGCAAAAGCCCCTCTATCATCAGCTCTTGAATGCACGGGTATTTGACCGGGCGGTCCTCATCCGCTGTGAGGGAGCGGAGCGCGTCTACCAGGTGGAAGAGCTGCCATGCTGA
- a CDS encoding stage III sporulation protein AB produces the protein MLRSAGCLLILSGGFWGWYDTVRRWRQELRLVEQMASDLEQMENEIALSLTPMPRLLKKLVSHRFTGAFFGAVADRISRGGDLGQAWREEAAHHFSGPARRTLMELRLDGDEASVRRHLTWAAQQLRRQAQADRNRQKDREKLCTALCASGALFLVILLL, from the coding sequence ATGCTGAGGTCGGCGGGGTGCCTCCTGATCCTGTCCGGAGGATTTTGGGGCTGGTACGACACGGTGAGGCGTTGGCGTCAGGAGCTGCGGCTGGTGGAGCAGATGGCGTCGGATTTGGAGCAGATGGAAAATGAGATCGCCCTTTCCCTGACGCCCATGCCCCGGCTTCTGAAAAAGCTGGTCTCCCACCGCTTCACCGGCGCTTTCTTTGGCGCCGTCGCCGATCGGATTTCCCGGGGCGGAGATTTGGGACAGGCCTGGCGGGAAGAGGCAGCACACCACTTCTCAGGGCCGGCGCGGCGTACTTTGATGGAGCTGCGGCTGGACGGGGACGAGGCCAGCGTGCGCAGGCACCTCACCTGGGCGGCCCAGCAGCTGCGCCGGCAGGCCCAGGCGGATCGGAACCGGCAGAAGGACCGGGAGAAGCTCTGCACGGCACTGTGCGCTTCCGGAGCGCTGTTTCTGGTGATCCTGCTGCTCTGA
- the spoIIIAC gene encoding stage III sporulation protein AC codes for MDVDLIFKIAAIGILVAVLNQLLIRSGREEQGLMVVLAGLVIVLMMLVQKISDLFELVKTLFHF; via the coding sequence ATGGATGTGGATTTGATCTTTAAAATTGCGGCGATTGGCATTTTGGTGGCGGTTCTCAATCAACTGCTGATCCGCTCCGGCCGGGAGGAGCAGGGGCTGATGGTGGTGCTGGCCGGGCTGGTGATTGTCCTGATGATGCTGGTGCAGAAGATCAGCGATCTCTTTGAACTGGTCAAGACACTGTTCCACTTTTAA
- a CDS encoding stage III sporulation AC/AD family protein, whose protein sequence is MAQVAVLCIVGAVLGLLMKKNAPETALLLTLAVGAVILLCLLQDAGEILEFLQELTEETAVPQAVFTPLLKTVGIALVAKVGSDLCRDAGESALASLTETAGAICAILAALPLLRSVIKLLLELL, encoded by the coding sequence ATGGCCCAGGTGGCAGTCCTTTGCATCGTCGGAGCCGTGCTGGGACTGCTGATGAAGAAAAACGCGCCGGAGACGGCGCTGCTCCTGACGCTGGCGGTGGGCGCGGTGATCCTGCTCTGCCTGCTGCAGGACGCGGGGGAGATACTGGAGTTTTTACAGGAATTGACGGAGGAGACGGCAGTGCCTCAGGCGGTATTTACACCGCTTCTGAAAACCGTCGGCATCGCCCTTGTGGCGAAAGTGGGCAGTGACCTCTGCCGGGATGCGGGCGAGTCGGCCCTGGCCTCTTTGACGGAGACGGCTGGAGCCATCTGCGCCATCCTTGCCGCGCTGCCCCTGCTGCGGTCGGTGATCAAGCTGCTGTTGGAGTTGCTATGA